The Engraulis encrasicolus isolate BLACKSEA-1 chromosome 22, IST_EnEncr_1.0, whole genome shotgun sequence genome includes a region encoding these proteins:
- the LOC134438527 gene encoding UDP-glucuronosyltransferase 2C1-like encodes MANFIQNILPPLLLVSVLFLSVPVCHGGKILVVPVEGSHWVNMDILIRALHSQGHSITVLRTTKSWYVKEESSYYNSLTVTVSEAIDEEFLKPIFKKLIDIERGKSSAMAFISLQLELLDVMPKAVEHQCEIAEAMFEDQAFMRRLNESQFDLILTDPAWGAGIMLAYHLRLPLVYNVRWVVMFEGHLTLAPSPLSYIPATGSGLTDTMTFSQRVKSMIFHLLSNVQFQLVMKPLYQAVCDKYLSPKIDFYDLLQTADLWLMRVDFVFEFPRPTMPNVVYMGGFQCKPAKPLPQDLEDFVQSSGEHGVIIMSLGTFVTEPPREMTEEIAGVFAELPQKVIWRYKGDRPSALGNNTLLVDWMPQNDLLGHPKTKLFVAHGGTNGVQEAIYHGVPVVGIPIFFDQHDNLLRLQKRGAAQVITLAMLNKDSFLQALQEVLHVPSYRENMQRLSRLHRDQPMEPLDRALFWIEFVMRHKGAAHLRTESYKMPWYSYHSLDVMMFLLAVLLLMLFMILAFIRCSLRLCGKSKSKKD; translated from the coding sequence ATGGCAAATTTCATCCAGAACATTCTCCCACCTCTCTTGCTGGTTTCGGTTCTATTCCTGTCTGTCCCAGTATGTCATGGAGGAAAAATCCTGGTGGTTCCAGTGGAAGGAAGCCATTGGGTGAACATGGACATCCTGATCAGAGCTCTACACAGCCAAGGACACTCCATCACTGTGCTGCGAACCACCAAGAGCTGGTACGTCAAAGAGGAGTCATCCTACTACAACTCATTGACTGTGACAGTCTCTGAAGCTATTGACGAGGAATTCCTCAAGCCAATATTCAAGAAATTGATTGACATAGAGAGGGGCAAGAGTTCTGCCATGGCCTTCATTAGTCTCCAACTTGAGCTGCTGGATGTCATGCCAAAGGCAGTTGAACACCAGTGTGAAATCGCAGAGGCCATGTTCGAGGACCAGGCCTTCATGAGGAGACTGAATGAAAGTCAGTTCGACCTGATACTTACAGACCCTGCATGGGGAGCTGGCATAATGTTGGCTTACCATCTCCGCCTCCCCTTGGTGTACAATGTTCGATGGGTTGTAATGTTTGAGGGACATCTTACTCTGGCTCCATCTCCTTTGTCCTACATACCAGCAACAGGATCAGGGCTCACAGACACAATGACCTTCTCACAGAGGGTCAAAAGCATGATTTTCCATTTGCTGTCAAATGTGCAGTTCCAGCTTGTGATGAAACCACTGTACCAAGCTGTCTGTGATAAGTACCTGAGTCCCAAAATTGATTTTTATGACCTCTTGCAGACAGCGGATTTATGGCTGATGAGAGTGGACTTTGTGTTTGAGTTCCCCCGCCCCACCATGCCCAATGTGGTCTACATGGGTGGCTTCCAGTGCAAGCCAGCAAAGCCTCTTCCTCAAGACCTGGAGGACTTTGTGCAGAGCTCTGGAGAACATGGCGTTATCATCATGTCTTTGGGGACATTTGTCACTGAACCTCCGAGAGAAATGACTGAAGAAATAGCAGGTGTGTTTGCTGAACTGCCCCAGAAAGTAATCTGGAGGTACAAAGGAGACAGGCCCTCAGCCCTGGGCAATAACACCCTCCTGGTTGACTGGATGCCCCAAAATGACCTCCTGGGACACCCCAAAACCAAACTCTTTGTTGCCCATGGAGGAACTAACGGGGTACAGGAAGCTATTTATCATGGGGTTCCAGTGGTAGGAATTCCTATATTCTTTGACCAGCATGATAACCTCCTTAGGCTGCAGAAACGAGGTGCTGCACAAGTCATAACACTTGCCATGCTAAACAAAGATAGCTTCCTCCAGGCCTTGCAGGAGGTGCTCCATGTGCCGTCCTACAGGGAGAACATGCAGAGACTCTCCAGGCTGCACAGAGACCAGCCCATGGAGCCCCTGGACCGCGCCCTCTTCTGGATCGAGTTTGTCATGAGACACAAAGGTGCTGCTCACCTGCGCACAGAGTCCTACAAGATGCCCTGGTACTCCTACCACTCCCTGGATGTGATGATGTTCTTGCTTGCTGTTTTGCTCCTGATGTTGTTCATGATCCTTGCCTTCATACGGTGCTCATTACGTCTGTgtggcaaaagtaaaagtaaaaaggatTAA
- the LOC134438525 gene encoding UDP-glucuronosyltransferase 2A2-like, translating into MPAHFIQSILPPLLLVTVLFLSVPACHGGKILVVPMEGSHWVNMDILIRALHSQGHSITVLRTTKSWYIKEESPYFNSITVTVSKGFDEELIKPILQKVFDIQRGKSSIMAFISLQLQLLKFMPKGVEHVCEIAEAMFEDQAFMRRLNESQFDLILTDPAWGAGIMLAYHLRLPLVYNVRWAVAMEGHLSLAPSPFSYIPATRSGLTDTMTFSQRVKNMIIHLLSNVQIQLQLKPLYQAVCDKYLSPKIDFFDLLQTADLWLMRVDFVFEFPRPTMPNVVYMGGFQCKPAKPLPQDLEDFVQSSGEHGVIIMSLGTFVSELPSDLAEDIAGAFAELPQKVIWRYTGDRPSALGNNTLLVDWMPQNDLLGHPKTKLFVAHGGTNGVQEAIYHGVPVVGIPLFFDQHDNLLRLQKRGAAQVITLSMLNKDSFLQALQEVLHVPSYRENMQRLSRLHRDQPMEPLDRALFWIEFVMRHKGAAHLHTESYKMPWYSYHSLDVMIFLLAVLLLMLFMILAFIRCSLRLCGKSKSKKD; encoded by the coding sequence ATGCCGGCACATTTCATCCAGAGCATTCTCCCACCTCTCTTGCTGGTGACGGTTCTCTTCCTGTCGGTCCCAGCATGTCATGGGGGGAAAATCCTGGTGGTTCCTATGGAAGGAAGCCATTGGGTGAACATGGACATCCTGATCAGAGCTCTACACAGCCAAGGACACTCCATCACTGTGCTGCGAACCACCAAGAGCTGGTACATCAAAGAGGAGTCGCCTTATTTTAACTCGATCACAGTGACTGTCTCTAAGGGCTTTGATGAGGAACTTATCAAGCCAATTCTCCAGAAAGTGTTTGACATACAGAGGGGCAAGAGTTCTATCATGGCCTTCATCAGTCTCCAACTCCAGTTGCTGAAATTCATGCCAAAGGGAGTTGAACATGTGTGTGAAATCGCAGAGGCCATGTTTGAGGACCAGGCCTTCATGAGAAGATTGAATGAAAGTCAGTTTGACCTGATACTCACAGACCCTGCTTGGGGAGCTGGTATAATGTTGGCTTACCATCTTCGCCTCCCCTTGGTGTACAATGTTCGATGGGCTGTAGCAATGGAGGGACACCTTTCTCTGGCTCCATCTCCTTTCTCCTACATACCAGCAACAAGATCAGGGCTCACAGACACAATGACCTTCTCACAGAGGGTCAAAAACATGATTATCCATTTGTTGTCAAATGTTCAGATCCAGCTTCAGCTTAAACCACTGTACCAAGCTGTCTGTGATAAGTATCTGAGTcccaaaattgatttttttgACCTCTTGCAGACTGCAGATTTATGGCTGATGAGAGTGGACTTTGTGTTTGAGTTCCCCCGCCCCACCATGCCCAATGTGGTCTACATGGGTGGCTTCCAGTGCAAGCCAGCAAAGCCTCTTCCTCAAGACCTGGAGGACTTTGTGCAGAGCTCTGGAGAACATGGTGTCATCATCATGTCTTTGGGGACATTTGTCAGTGAACTTCCAAGTGATTTAGCTGAAGATATAGCAGGTGCATTTGCTGAACTGCCCCAGAAAGTAATCTGGAGGTACACAGGAGACAGACCCTCAGCCCTGGGCAATAACACCCTCCTGGTTGACTGGATGCCCCAAAATGACCTCCTGGGACACCCCAAAACCAAACTCTTTGTTGCCCATGGAGGAACTAACGGGGTGCAGGAAGCTATCTATCATGGGGTTCCAGTGGTAGGAATTCCTCTATTCTTTGATCAGCATGATAACCTCCTTAGGCTGCAGAAACGAGGTGCTGCACAAGTCATAACACTTTCCATGCTAAACAAAGACAGCTTCCTCCAGGCCTTGCAGGAGGTGCTCCATGTGCCGTCCTACAGGGAGAACATGCAGAGACTCTCCAGGCTGCACAGAGACCAGCCCATGGAGCCCCTGGACCGAGCCCTCTTCTGGATCGAGTTTGTCATGAGACACAAAGGTGCTGCTCACCTGCACACAGAGTCCTACAAGATGCCCTGGTACTCCTACCACTCCCTGGATGTGATGATCTTCTTGCTTGCTGTTTTGCTCCTGATGTTGTTCATGATCCTTGCCTTCATACGGTGCTCATTACGTCTGTgtggcaaaagtaaaagtaaaaaggatTGA
- the LOC134438529 gene encoding UDP-glucuronosyltransferase 2C1-like encodes MCNRGKSTYITDTAMMPLSYLSIPFMSLLLCWPAMLHAGKVLVFPQDGSHWVNMKVLIQELHARGHSVTVVRPVDSWYIQEVSPHYSSITVDVAAGSDEAFFRSFVSRQLQIQRQGSSFWTPLAMARELTEKFYEVHRKVCEMVVHILDDPELMLKLREADFDVVLTDPASGGGVVLAHYLKLPLVFNVRWTVHGEGHFAIAPSPLSYVPMPTGKLTDRMTFLERVRNVLTYGFRMFLYRRTVGPSYSALVSKYFGPGIDYFELFQAADIWLMRVDFVFEFPRPTMPNVVYMGGFQCKPAKPLPQDLEDFVQSSGQHGVIIMSLGTLVSQLPSDIANDVAAAFAELPQKVIWRYTGDRPSALGNNTLLVDWMPQNDLLGHPKVKVFVSHGGTNGIMEAIYHDVPMVGIPLVFDQPDNLNRMKAKGVAAVVDIASLNKDSFLQALQEVLHVPSYRENMQRLSRLHRDQPMEPLDRALFWIEFVMRHKGAAHLRTESYKMPWYSYHSLDVMMFLLVCTVIFVGFFVLAVKVFCTRICCKQKSKQE; translated from the exons ATGTGCAATAGGGGGAAATCGACATACATTACCGACACAGCCATGATGCCACTTTCATACCTCTCCATCCCTTTCATGTCCCTCCTGCTGTGTTGGCCTGCCATGTTGCATGCTGGGAAGGTGCTGGTGTTTCCACAGGACGGCAGCCACTGGGTCAACATGAAGGTGCTGATCCAGGAGCTCCATGCCCGTGGTCACAGTGTGACGGTGGTGCGCCCAGTAGATAGCTGGTACATCCAGGAAGTGTCTCCTCACTACTCCTCCATCACCGTGGATGTTGCCGCGGGCTCCGATGAGGCCTTCTTCCGCTCCTTCGTATCCAGGCAGTTGCAGATCCAAAGGCAGGGGTCGTCCTTTTGGACTCCCTTGGCAATGGCCCGGGAACTCACAGAGAAATTCTATGAG GTTCACCGAAAGGTCTGTGAGATGGTGGTCCACATACTGGATGACCCTGAGCTCATGCTGAAACTGCGGGAAGCCGACTTTGACGTTGTTCTCACAGACCCGGCCTCAGGTGGTGGAGTGGTCCTGGCCCACTATCTCAAACTGCCACTCGTCTTCAACGTGCGTTGGACCGTGCATGGAGAGGGCCATTTTGCCATCGCACCTTCGCCACTCTCGTACGTGCCGATGCCCACCGGCAAACTGACCGATCGCATGACGTTTTTGGAGCGAGTGCGCAACGTTCTCACATATGGTTTCAGGATGTTTCTGTACCGCCGCACTGTAGGTCCTTCCTATTCAGCTCTCGTTAGCAAGTACTTTGGTCCAGGTATAGATTATTTTGAGCTGTTTCAGGCAGCAGACATCTGGCTGATGAGAGTGGACTTTGTGTTTGAGTTCCCCCGCCCCACCATGCCCAATGTGGTCTACATGGGTGGCTTCCAGTGCAAGCCAGCAAAGCCTCTTCCTCAAGACCTGGAGGACTTTGTGCAGAGTTCTGGACAACATGGTGTTATCATCATGTCTTTGGGGACATTAGTTAGCCAGCTTCCTAGTGACATAGCTAATGATGTGGCAGCTGCGTTTGCTGAGCTACCCCAGAAAGTCATCTGGAGGTACACTGGAGACAGACCCTCAGCCCTTGGGAATAACACCCTTCTGGTTGACTGGATGCCCCAAAATGACCTCCTGGGACACCCCAAGGTCAAGGTTTTTGTGTCTCATGGAGGCACGAACGGCATCATGGAAGCCATCTATCATGACGTGCCAATGGTTGGCATCCCTTTGGTGTTCGATCAGCCAGATAATCTTAACAGAATGAAGGCTAAAGGTGTAGCTGCTGTAGTGGATATCGCATCTCTGAACAAAGACAGCTTCCTCCAGGCCTTGCAAGAGGTGCTCCATGTGCCGTCCTACAGGGAGAACATGCAGAGACTCTCCAGGCTGCACAGAGACCAGCCCATGGAGCCCCTGGACCGAGCCCTCTTCTGGATCGAGTTTGTCATGAGACACAAAGGTGCTGCTCACCTGCGCACAGAGTCCTACAAGATGCCCTGGTACTCCTACCACTCCCTGGATGTGATGATGTTCTTGCTTGTTTGCACAGTCAtatttgtggggttttttgttttggcAGTGAAGGTCTTTTGCACAAGGATTTGTTGTAAGCAAAAGTCAAAACAAGAATAA
- the LOC134438530 gene encoding calcium homeostasis modulator protein 6 — protein MGSRQQWLTRLKNELSNSPLVSNVAFGFILMGLEKLVELEFQCPCDPQWNGLFSSAFFVIPAVMAFTLMLIIQGCRCDTWCKKTISLSSIVPAIVWLILLFLDGQYFACAMTDWKGRFVIVDKAAPQKWCEPTNGNGEEDVTAQDLMLRSQQLFVASQVIGIALLIFICVGLVVYVIRESCQQEMDSQDTGVAEMTMCSLRTRTS, from the exons ATGGGAAGTAGACAACAATGGCTTACGAGACTGAAGAATGAACTTAGCAACAGTCCTCTTGTTTCAAATGTGGCCTTTGGCTTCATACTTATGGGACTAGAAAAGTtggtggagttggagtttcagtGTCCTTGCGATCCCCAATGGAATGGACTGTTCTCGTCCGCTTTCTTTGTCATTCCAGCAGTCATGGCCTTCACGTTGATGCTGATTATTCAAGGATGCAGATGTGACACTTGGTGTAAGAAGACTATATCCCTCTCCAGCATTGTCCCGGCGATAGTGTGGCTGATATTGCTTTTCCTCGACGGGCAGTACTTTGCCTGCGCAATGACGGACTGGAAGGGTAGGTTTGTCATCGTTGACAAAGCTGCACCGCAAAAATGGTGCGAACCCACGAATGGGAACGGGGAAGAAGACGTCACGGCACAAGACCTGATGCTTCGGTCGCAACAGTTATTTGTTGCATCTCAG GTCATAGGCATAGCTCTTCTCATTTTCATCTGTGTGGGACTTGTGGTATATGTGATCAGAGAGAGTTGCCAACAGGAGATGGACAGCCAAGATACCGGTGTAGCGGAGATGACGATGTGCAGTTTGAGGACGCGAACGTCATGA